Within Cyanobacteria bacterium GSL.Bin1, the genomic segment TTTAGCCAATTAATCCCTTATTCCCAAGGAAGCGTCACCCTTTCTAAATCTTCCGGTGTATCGATATCATTTAACATGGGCAGATAATTAATGGTTAATCCGATTGCTTCGGCAATGGCAACCGTTTGCTCTAAAACCAGATGAGTGCCCCAGTCAATGCCTTGGAATAACTCCGGATAAAAACCACATAAACCAATTAAATAATAACCGCCATCTTCGGCTTTTCCTAAGACTAAATCGTGAGTTGAGAGGGTTTGAAACGCTTGCTGAATTAAATCTGCATTTAAGTCAGGGCAATCAATGCCAATAATAACAATTTTTTCAATTTCCTGAGTGAAACTTTCTTCTAAAGCAACAATTAACCGTTCTCCTAAATTTCCGTTACTTTGGGGATAATACTGATAGCAACCACCTAGCCAATTTGCCATTAAATTTTCATTCCCATCGGAAAAGTAAACCCGAATATTAACAGTTAGTTGATCGGCTTCTTTTAGGGTGTATTCTGTTAATTTTTTTTGTAATTGTGCTGCACCTTCTTCTCCTAGTGCAGGAATGAGCCGGGTTTTTGTTTTTCCCGCTTGCGGATAGCGCGTAAAAATGATTAGGCTTTCTTTGGCAACGTTGGTCATTATTTAGTTTTTGATCGCTTGATCGCTGATTTAACTTTTCCAGTCTAAAGCAATTCCTTGCTAGATTGTGGTCCTAAGAAAGTTAAGTTGGTGCTACCATATTGTTTTTGCCGAATCAGATTTAAATGATCGATCGCTTGATATTGCCATTGTTTTGGATCATGCTCGATCGCGATTTCTCCATCTTTCGCTAATAATCCTAAATGAGTAATTTCATTTAAAACTGGGTCATACAAGTGACTCGCATAAGGGGGATCAAAATAAATTAAATCAAACTGTTGTCCCTGCAAATTATTTAATTTCTCAGGTAGATTGCCCTTAATCACTTGCCATTGCTGTTCGTCGGTCGCAACTTTTTGCCAGTTTTTTTGGATAATTTGGCAAGCCCGTCGGTTTTGTTCAATTCCCACAAGAACATGAACGCCCCGACATAATGCCTCTGCACCCATCGTCCCATTTCCGGCACATAAATCAAGCCAACGCGCCCCCTCAATTTGCATTTGCCAAATGTTAAATACAGCCTCTCGCACTCTTCCAGAAGTGGGACGGGTTTGTTGTCCGGGTAAGGTTTTTAAGAGGCGATTGCCATAAATTCGCATACTATCTTCAAGGGATCAATTTTTGTGACAGATTGAATTGATCAGAGAGACAAGGGGACAAGGTGACAAGGAGAATTTTTTATTGCCTATTGTCTAATAACTAATGACTAATGACTAATGACCAATGACTAATGATATTAAATTTCAGCGTAAGCCCGATTAATTAAACGTCTGGCAATCGTTTGGGTGCCAGTATGTTCATAATAATTGGTTGTCATGTCTAAAAAAGCTGCCAAATAGTCGAGTTGTTCATCAGAAAATTCAACAAAACTCTCAATATTATTCATCACTTTTTTTGGGGTTAAATCTTTGCGTTCCACAAAGTCTCCCATCCAACTTTTAACGGAACCAAATGCTTCGCTGATAAACCCAAGTTGGCTATTCGTATCATCCCCAGGAATGAAACCTTTGACACTTTGAAAAACTTTGTTGTCTTCTAACTCGTCCGTATCCGTATTATTGATAATACCTTGCGCTTTCTGGATAAAATCAGGCCCAAGGGGAATTAAACCATCTAAGCAAACTAAAGCTGCCATCCGCATGATATCTTCTCCTTCATAATCCGCCAAGGAATTAACAAAGTCGCCAATACTATCACCAGGAATGCCGTTAATTTGGCAAAAAGCAACTAATTCAATGACCGTCTTAAGGGCTAAATCAATACTTTGCGCTTTGTCGGCTTTGGGCGTAATTTTATTGAGAAAACCGAGTAAGGGGATGCGTTCTCCCACTTTATTGGCTAAAGCCGCACTGGCTAAAGCAGTATCGGTGCGATCAACGGTTTGATATAACCAAAGGGCATTTTGATAGCCTTGCGTTTTATCATTAAATAACCATACCGCGCGATCGCCGATTTGTTGGATTAATCCTTCGTCGTCTTCCCCGGTAACGGTACGAATCATATTTTCAAAACCAACAATATTTTCCCATTCTCCGGGAACAACAAAATCTAACGCCTTGAGAACACGAACAGTAATATTTTGTTCAGGAAGTTCATCCACTAATTGGAAAATTGGTTTAGACATAATTTAAGTGACCAAGGTGAATGTTGTGGTGAGATCAGGGGTTGATAGATTACTCAACCGAAAATACTAATTTGACTCTTCTAAAGTGGTTTCACCACTATCATTATCATCATTTCGATTGGGCTGCGACGCTTCGCGAATGGGACCATTATATTTGACGTTGATCTCACCGCTATTCGTATCAACAACAACGACACTTTTAATGGTATATTCCTCAGCTGTGGGACGCCTACCTTGAAAGGTAAATTGCCAAACTCCCTTCCCAAGCTGTTTATAATCTGTTCGTTGCGCCGGTCCGTGCATCGCTGGTTCGGGTCGATATTGACTTAAACCGCCATTGGCTTGTTCGGCTGCTTGACGGGCTAGATTTTTGGCACGGTTGAGTTGGACTAACCGACTATATTCAATTTCCAAAGACGAGGGTTCTTCGGTGTCCGTTTGGGCTTGCAATGAGAGGGGATAACCAAAGACCATTAGGGGCGCGATCGCGCCAATGAGAATTGTTTTGATTTGCAGATGATGATCCATATCTTGTAACCCAGTTAATCCTGCTTTCGCGAACTAGATACCGCTCTTCATTGTACTCCTTAACCCTTTTCTAATGAAAAAGGAGCTTCCCGATTTTGGACGTGATTTTTTTTTCAATCAAGGAATGCTTAAAGTTCTGCCAACGTTTCTAAATCGAATTTTTTGAGCCATTCTTGACGACTATTTTCATCAAATGTTTCGTTACGAGACACAATTTTGACCTGATACCGATTATTAACTAAGACAGCCGTTGCTTTACTGCCTTGGTTGACCACTGGATAATTTTGCAAGGTTTGTTGGCTATCTTGGAACTTCTTGGTAGCGGTGGGGTTATTGGCAACATCAGAAATAGACATTAACGCCATTTCTTGTCCATCTTGTTTTAACTTTGCTTGGGCAAACCCTCGTTTTTCTTGAGTATAAACCACCTGATAGCTGTTTTGATTTTTAGGAAAATAACGGTTCAGTTCTCCGCCTTTTACTGCCTCTTCTGTAACCGCGCCTGAGCCCGAAGCAGTGCTTTCTTGCTGGGCTGTATCAAAACGAGAGGGGGGTTGATCGCTAGTACAAGCCGGTGTCATTAAAAACAGCGTTAGCACTAAAAAAATCGCAGCAATATGACGAATGTTTAACATATTTTTTAGCATTTGAGGTAAATTGAATCGGCAAAAGGTTCGGTTAACCAACAAACCAAAAGAAACAAGGTTTGACTAATCTTATATTACGATAGAAGAAGACCGCTATTTGGAGGGTGCGTCGTGAACCAGAATTTCCCAAAAATTGCCCAATTGAATCTCTCTGGGATTGGCTGTTGGTTGACACTAATTTTGGGTGCTTTGTTACTAACCTCAGTGGGGCTAGGTTGGGTCGTCAATAGTGTCATGATTGTTTTAGGCATAATGATCATTCTCCCTGTAATTGCGCTGGTAGGGGTGCAATGGTGGCTCAAGCGCAATCTTGTTGAGGATGAATGTCCCGTTTGCCAGTATCAGTTTACTGGATTCAATGGCACTATGTCCCGTTGTCCCAATTGCAGTGAACCCCTTAAAATTGAAAACGGAAAATTCCAGCGCATTACTCCTCCCGGTACAATTGATGTGGAAGCAGTTGATGTTGATGCCTCTTCTGAGTAAAATCTAGCATATTTGCCCCCTCAGAGATAGCGTTAACTTCAGTCAAGAAAAAAAGATTGATTGTGACTGAGAATGTTGGGAAAAATGCCTTTTTTGCCGCCTCAAGGCGTTATCTTCCACAAGGAACTGGTAAAGGCGATGCACCTCCGGTGCCGGCGAAGCCATCGCGCAAGAAAAAATGAGTAACTTTAAACGATTTAACTGTTGCATGTGACCAGGTTTGTGCCAGTTTCTCAACAATTTTAAGGCGGTTATAAAATACGATATTGTTAACACAGGAAACATTCCTCTATAGTTGCCAACTCTAAATTATGACTGAGCAAATCCAGTGGGTAAACGCTATCTCAACTCGTCTCTCACTAGAGGCAGCCATTTCTGACGTAACCGAACGGATTCAACAAAAGTTATCGGGTTCCCCTGATTTAGGATTTTTATTTATTTCTTCTGCTTATGCAAGTGAATACCCTCGTTTAGTGCCTCTAATTCGAGAAAAGCTCCCGATTTCAGTTTTAATTGGCAGTGGTGGCGGTGGAATTGTTGGTATTGATGAAGAAAATCAAGCCCAAGAAATTGAAGGGAATCCGGCGCTAAGCCTGACGGTTGCCCATTTGCCGGAAGTTAATATCCAAGGGTTTCATATTAGTGCGGATCAAATTCCCGATTTAGACAGTGCAGCGAGTGCTTGGACCGATTTAACCGGAGTTGCACCGGCGGAAGACCCGGATTTTATCCTCCTGGCTGATCCGTTCTTTTCTAAAGTGAATGATCTATTGGAAGGACTGGATTTTGCCTATCCCAACGCGAAAAAAGTAGGCGGGTTAGCCAGTGCAATGACAATGGGGATGCAGACGGGTTTATTTTATGAAACCGCCTCAGAAGAGACAATGGCGTTGGTGAAAGAAGGCATTGTTGGCGTTGCCTTGAGTGGCAATATCGAAATGGATGCCATTGTCGCCCAAGGCTGTCGTCCGGTGGGTCCTCAATATCAGATTACCCAAGGGGAACGAAATGTCCTAGCAGAAGTTGCCGAAGTAAACGGGAATGGCACAGAAGCCGCCAAACCCCCACTACAAGCGCTTAGAGAACTGATGAATGAGTTAAGCCCCGAAGATCAGCAACTGGCGCAAGATTCGCTATTCTTAGGGATTGCCAGAGATGAGTTTAAGTTAGAGTTACAGCAAGGGGATTTCTTAATTCGGAACTTGTTAGGGGTTGACCCGAAAGTGGGCGCGATCGCGGTGGGTGATAAATTACGCCCCGGACAACGGATTCAGTTTCATCTCCGGGATGGCAATACCTCTGCTGAAGATTTAGAAGTGCTTTTAGAACAATACCAGGAACAAGAAAAAACTTCGATGCCGATTGGGGCATTACTGTTTTCTTGTTTAGGACGGGGGAAAGAGTTATACGGAAAACCGAATTTTGATTCGGGCTTGTTTCGTCAATATCTCCATCAGATTCCAGTCGGC encodes:
- the rsmD gene encoding 16S rRNA (guanine(966)-N(2))-methyltransferase RsmD, producing the protein MRIYGNRLLKTLPGQQTRPTSGRVREAVFNIWQMQIEGARWLDLCAGNGTMGAEALCRGVHVLVGIEQNRRACQIIQKNWQKVATDEQQWQVIKGNLPEKLNNLQGQQFDLIYFDPPYASHLYDPVLNEITHLGLLAKDGEIAIEHDPKQWQYQAIDHLNLIRQKQYGSTNLTFLGPQSSKELL
- a CDS encoding DUF2064 domain-containing protein, giving the protein MTNVAKESLIIFTRYPQAGKTKTRLIPALGEEGAAQLQKKLTEYTLKEADQLTVNIRVYFSDGNENLMANWLGGCYQYYPQSNGNLGERLIVALEESFTQEIEKIVIIGIDCPDLNADLIQQAFQTLSTHDLVLGKAEDGGYYLIGLCGFYPELFQGIDWGTHLVLEQTVAIAEAIGLTINYLPMLNDIDTPEDLERVTLPWE